CTTCCCGCTTGGTTGCCTACCTCTCCAGCCTTCTTCCCTACTGGGAGAAAGATTATTCCCTGAATACTGACATTAAACCGAAAGATTGGAAGCGAGTAAGCCAACTGTTTGAAGATCTTTGCAAGAAAAGTATTCGCTATGCCGACAATTATACGTTGCTACTACGAAACCAGGGGTTGTTTGGATCAGATGACGAAATGCTGTCATTTCAGGAAGAGGCGAGCGATTTCTGCCTTCCTCCGCTAGCTGAAGAAGATTTGTTGCAACAGAAATTGACTGCATTGCAGTATCAATTACAACCATTTAATGCTCTGGTTAATCAGGTATTCCCAGCAAAGCTTGATGGATTGCTCTCTGCATTCCTACAACTCTCGAAGCGGGCCTTTGAAGGGATTGACTCATTGCTTGAAGACAATGCTACATTCAAGCAGGCGAGTATGTTGCAGCTCGAGGTGCTCAAGAGTCGTGGGGAACGTGTCGATGACCTTGAAGTGGTCATGAACCGAATTATCAAGGAACAGGGTTGGGAGTCTTGGGTCGAAAGTATAGTTGATCGCAGGGATAAGTTCCTTCTCTTTGATGTGCTGGGTGATACAAGTCTCAATGAGCGTGACGCGTATTTGCTCTCAGATACGCTTGCTTCAAGGGACTATGATGATTCAAGTCATTTGCTGATTGATGGTTTGGACAGTGATGAGCTACCATTCGTCCGTGTGGATGCATCATTCTATTGTTTTGTAGGTCATTCCTTGCTCGATCATGCATATGGGTATATCAAGAGAGCTGTCTGCTCTCAGGATGAGGAACTTGCCAAAGAGTGGAGTACTATTGAGGCTGAAAAGCAAACTCTGGTGCCGGTAACCTTCTTTACGGCAATGTTGGGTACCCTTAATTATACCTCAAATGTTGACTATAAGGATGGTTATCTTGATGCCTTATATGAAAATGAAGAGAAGCAGGTTATTGTTCAGGTTCCTTCAAGCCATGGAGAGGAGGTAGAAGAAAATCCCTTCCGTGATTCTGAGCAATATGTCCAAAATTTACAGAAATCCATTGCAGCCAGTAAGCTTGCCCAAGCTCATCCTGCAATTTCAGTTCTTATCGATACAAAACACCCTACGCTCTATCCCTTAGAAGTTCAGGAGGGTGTATTGAGACTCTCGTTTCTGCAGCTTGCCAACCTTGCATCCAGCTGGGAAGGAGTTTCAGAGCTCAAGGAACTGTTGGGCCTTTCCCCATTTGCAGGAGTTCATCATCATGACAATGAAGAGAAAGAGGCTGTTCTCCCTGTAGAAGATGATATTTCCTCAGAAGATGATATTTCCTCAGAAGATGATATTTCCTCAGAAGATGATATTTCCTCAGAAGATGATATTTCCTCAGAAGATGATATTTCCTCAGAAGATGATATTTCCTCAGAAGATGATATTTCCTCAGAAGATGATATTTCCTCAGAAGATGATATTTCCTCAGAAGATGATATTTCCTCAGAAGATGATATTTCCTCAGAAGATGATATTTCCTCAGAAGATGATATTTCCTCAGAAGATGATATTTCCTCAGAAGATGATATTTCCTCAGAAGATGATATTTCCTCAGAAGATGATATTTCCTCAGAAGTGCCTTTCACAGGTTCCTCGTATTTTACAGCAAGCGATGCAAATGCGGAAGAAGAGAGAGAGCCTGATGAGAGTGAATCTGACGAGTATGAAACAGCCGGCGATATTGTCCTTGGAAGCGAGCAACCCAGTCTTTTTGATCTCGATGAAGAGAATATGTTTGATCCTTCGAGGGAAACTGAAGACGACAATGACAATGACGAGTATGAAATGGAAGCATACTGTATCATTGATGATGTTTCGTACGAAAATGATATAGATTATGAAGATGAAGATTTTTTGATCACAGCAGATGCAGACATGGAAGATGAAGCAGAAGAAGACAGTGAGATGTTTCATGCAAGCTATACGAGTGATGAAGATGATGAAAATGATTTCGAGAATATGCTTTTGGAAGAAGAGAATGATGAAGGCGAAGCGCCTTCCAATTCGTTTTCATTCTTTGGCCATCTCTCCAATATTGTAAAAGGGGTAGACGACGGCCTTTCATCCACTCAAGAAGAACTTCCTGCTCCGGATGAAGTTCCTACCCCGGATGAAGTTCCTACCCCGGATGAAGTTCCTGCAGAGGATGAAGTTCCTGCAGAGGATGAAGTTCCTGCAGAGGATGAAGTTCCTGCAGAGGATGAAGTTCCTGCAGAGGATGAAGTTCCTGCAGAGGATGAAGTTCCTGCAGAGGATGATAAACCCTTCCATCCTGATAATCGTCTTGCTCTACCTCCTGAATATAGAAAACAAGAGAAGGTTGTCTCTGAGTCAGTAGTCGTTGAAGAAGGTGGCGAAGATGAAACGACGGGTATTCCACGGTTCTTGCTTGCCGATACCATTGCAAAGACTGCAGAGAAACCACAACCGCAAAAAAAACCTGAGCAGATAATGGGGGCCTCAGGATTCCACCAAAAAACTGTAGCAAGTAGTGTAGGGGGAGATTTGCCGTCTACACTTCGTGATATTCTGGAAAGATTGAATCCTGAGTGGGAAAGTGAGAATCCTTTTGTGTCATTCTGCGAAAAGGCTGAGCCTCAACTCTTAATGGGTACGGCAGGCTTGATCGAACAAGCAAGACAAGCTCAACTGAGTGATAAGAAAGACAAAATGTTTACCATTCCTGGATACGATATAACCGTGGTACTGATGGCAGAGAAAGGCGATGTCCTTCGTGCTTGGGATAGAAAGAAACATATCGGAGCCATCATGTACATGCAAAACAAAAGTGTTTGGAATGTTCTCTATCTCGAATACAACATGAGTGGGAAACTGCTGGAAGCAGAAGAACAAGTAATTCGTTATGCAGATTTTTCCCAAGCTGATTGGAAGTATTCAGTGAATTTAGGTGACAGGATCCTTGAGAAGAAGAGAATGAGATGAATCAAGAACAACATATAGCACACCACCTTGAAGTTGCCTTACAGGCAGCGAAATCAGCTGGGTCCTTGGTCCTGGAAGCTGGTAAGGCAAAACATATATCAGTGAGAAGCAAACAAAAGAATGATTTTGTTACTGAGACTGATCAGGCAGCTGAGCATCATATCATCAAGATACTCAAGGAGCACTTTCCTGGAGATGCGATTTTTGGGGAGGAGAGCGGAAAGACTGGGACGCATGAAATGGGTCGCTGGGTGATAGATCCCATCGATGGTACAACCAATTTCTTTCGCTCAATCCCCAATTATACGATCAGCATTGCCTGGGAAATGGAACCGTTCAAACCACTAGTAGGGGTAGTCTATAACCCAAGGCAACAGGAGCTGTTCTGGGCAAGCAAAGGCCATGGTGCGTTTCTGAATGGACAACCTATCAGGGTGAGTGATATCGATGATGTCTCCAAAGCCTTGATGGTATGTGTCCCTCCTCATCGCCGTCATGACCTGGCGGATGAATATTTTGAACGTATGCGAAGAATCTTCTTGGCTACCAGTGACTTCCGTTCCCTTGGTTCCTGTGCTTTGGAGCTATCCTATATTGCTGCTGGAAGGTTTGATGGATACTTTGAACGATGTCTGGGATACTATGACCTTGCAGCAGGGATGATTATCGTCCAAGAAGCAGGGGGGAAACTGGAGAGTGCAGACCCGGGACAACCGTTTACTGATGAGAGGTGTGATCTTGTAGCCTCAAACGGCTTGATACAAGATTGGATTTTGCATATGGTGCATGCATGAACTTCAAACTTGCAATTTTTGACCTTGACGGAACACTCATGAATACCTCTCCAGGGATATTCGCATCGGCTAATGCCGCGATAGAAAAGCTGGGCTTACCTCCAGAGCATGATGTGAACCAGCTGAGTAAATTCATAGGCCCTCCCATCACGCAATGTTTTGTGAAAGTATACAATCTTGAACCCTCCTTGATAGATGAAGCAATCTCTCTCTACCGGGTTGAATACGACACTCATGGACGCTTCAATGCCCATCCATATACAGGTATCCCGCAACTATTATCCACCTTGAAAAAACGAGGGTATCTGCTTGCAGTGGGAACCTTGAAGTATGAACTTTTAGCGAAACAGATGATGGAACATTTCAATCTCGACGGGTATTTCGATTCAATCAGAGGCGCTGATCTGGATTCAACACTCTCAAAGGCAGATATCGTAAACAAGGTGCTCAATGACCTTTCGATTGAAGCAAACGATGCAGTACTTATCGGCGATACGTATCATGACCAGAAAGGTGCCACTGAAGCAAAGGTTCCCTTTATTGCCGTAGACTGGGGCTTTGGTTTTCCCAAAGGGCATATGAAAGACGAGACAACGCTTGCCGTTGCCCGAAGCCCGGAAGAGTTGCTTGATTTGCTATAAGAGCATGACTTTCCATCCCTAAACAATGCAAATCTTCTCATTTTATGATACGCTGTGTTGGTCAGTAGATGTATCAGGAAAGATACGACTGATAAACACATCTTTTATAGAAAGAGGAGAACTTATCATATGATGTTTCAACTGAAAAAAACACAAGTTTCCACTGCTAATGCTCCTGCAGCCATTGGCCCATACAGTCAGGCTGTTGTAGCAGGTCCCTTCGTCTTCACGAGTGGCCAACTTCCTGTCGATCCAACAACCAATGAGTTGGTAGGTGGGGATGCCGCGAACCAGGCAAAGCAAGTATTCGAAAACCTGAAAGCCGTCCTGGCAGAAGCTGGTACCGATCTTTCAAAGGTCGTTAAGGCAACTGTGTTCCTGAAAAACATGGATGACTTTGGAGCAGTCAATGAGGTCTATGCATCCTATTTTGGTGAAGGAATTCTCCCAGCTCGTTCAGCGGTACAGGTTGCAAAGCTGCCAAAGGACGTCTCTGTAGAAATTGAAATGATCGCCTTAGCATAAGTAAAGGTTAGCCATGAAACACACACCACTGTATGAGAGATACAAAAACTATCCTGGGGTCAAGTTGATTGACTTTGGAGGTTGGGAATTACCTGTGCAATTTGAGACAGGCATCCTTGGTGAGCATAACGCTGTGAGAGAACGTGCGGGACTGTTTGATGTATCCCACATGGGTGAGTGCAATGTAAGTGGGGAGGCAGCAGCCTCCTACCTTGACTATCTTTGTACCAACTCAATCAGTGATATGCAGGTCGGCCAATGTCGCTATACATTGATGTGTTATCCTGATGGAACGGTGGTTGATGACTTACTCATCTACCGCCGCTCCGATATTTCTTTCATGGTTGTAATGAACGCATCCAATTGCGAGAAGGACCTGGAATGGATCAGAGAGGGCAATCCCAAAGCAGGGGAGTGCCCAATGGTACAGGACATTTCTGATGCAACGGTTTTATTGGCTTTGCAGGGTCCCCTCGCTACCCAGATCCTATCTACTTTATTGCCTGATTGTGATAGCTTGCAAACCTTCCGCTTCCGCAGTCAGTGTGAAGTGGGGGAGGTGATGGCACTTATCAGCCGAACAGGGTACACAGGGGAAGATGGGTATGAGCTGTATTGTGCAGCTGAAGATGGCCCCCTTCTCTGGGATACCCTTTTGGAAGCAGGCAAGCCGTTTGGCCTTACCTGTTGTGGTTTGGGAAGTCGTGACACTCTGCGTATGGAGGCAAAACTGCCACTGTACGGCCATGAGATCAGCGATACTATTACTCCATTGGAAGCAAACCTTTCCATGTTTGTGAAACTGGAAAAGCGTGATTTCTGTGGGAGGGATGCCTTACTTACCCAGAAAGAAACGGGTATTCCCAGAACGCTGAGAGGCATAGAGATGGTGGATAAGGCGGTTCCCCGTAGTGGTTATCGCGTATTTTTGGAAGATGAGGATATCGGGTATGTTACCAGTGGGACAAAAAGCCCCACCTTGGGTATCTTTTGTGCCTATATCCTGATCAAACGAGAGGCCGGACTCAAGTTCGGCGATACTGTGGATATTGAAATCCATGGGCAACGCAAGAAGGCAAAGCTGGTGAAGACGCCTTTCTACAAGCATGGAGTAAAAA
This sequence is a window from uncultured Sphaerochaeta sp.. Protein-coding genes within it:
- a CDS encoding inositol monophosphatase family protein, whose protein sequence is MNQEQHIAHHLEVALQAAKSAGSLVLEAGKAKHISVRSKQKNDFVTETDQAAEHHIIKILKEHFPGDAIFGEESGKTGTHEMGRWVIDPIDGTTNFFRSIPNYTISIAWEMEPFKPLVGVVYNPRQQELFWASKGHGAFLNGQPIRVSDIDDVSKALMVCVPPHRRHDLADEYFERMRRIFLATSDFRSLGSCALELSYIAAGRFDGYFERCLGYYDLAAGMIIVQEAGGKLESADPGQPFTDERCDLVASNGLIQDWILHMVHA
- a CDS encoding HAD hydrolase-like protein: MNFKLAIFDLDGTLMNTSPGIFASANAAIEKLGLPPEHDVNQLSKFIGPPITQCFVKVYNLEPSLIDEAISLYRVEYDTHGRFNAHPYTGIPQLLSTLKKRGYLLAVGTLKYELLAKQMMEHFNLDGYFDSIRGADLDSTLSKADIVNKVLNDLSIEANDAVLIGDTYHDQKGATEAKVPFIAVDWGFGFPKGHMKDETTLAVARSPEELLDLL
- a CDS encoding RidA family protein, with the translated sequence MMFQLKKTQVSTANAPAAIGPYSQAVVAGPFVFTSGQLPVDPTTNELVGGDAANQAKQVFENLKAVLAEAGTDLSKVVKATVFLKNMDDFGAVNEVYASYFGEGILPARSAVQVAKLPKDVSVEIEMIALA
- the gcvT gene encoding glycine cleavage system aminomethyltransferase GcvT translates to MKHTPLYERYKNYPGVKLIDFGGWELPVQFETGILGEHNAVRERAGLFDVSHMGECNVSGEAAASYLDYLCTNSISDMQVGQCRYTLMCYPDGTVVDDLLIYRRSDISFMVVMNASNCEKDLEWIREGNPKAGECPMVQDISDATVLLALQGPLATQILSTLLPDCDSLQTFRFRSQCEVGEVMALISRTGYTGEDGYELYCAAEDGPLLWDTLLEAGKPFGLTCCGLGSRDTLRMEAKLPLYGHEISDTITPLEANLSMFVKLEKRDFCGRDALLTQKETGIPRTLRGIEMVDKAVPRSGYRVFLEDEDIGYVTSGTKSPTLGIFCAYILIKREAGLKFGDTVDIEIHGQRKKAKLVKTPFYKHGVKNTEL